Proteins found in one Longimicrobiaceae bacterium genomic segment:
- a CDS encoding exonuclease SbcCD subunit D, with translation MKIAHLADLHLGFRAYHRVTPRGVNVREADVADAFRRAVARVVDLRPDLVLVAGDVFHTVRPSNTAIADAFRQLCVLTESLPGVPVVMIAGNHDSPRSSDTGNILALFREIDGVTVVAEDCRPVHLPSIDTAVLCMPHNSLATEDVVTMQPDPAAKHNVLMLHGTVGGKVAEEKIRYVSEYGGAIVEDTAIGPERWDYVALGHYHIATDLAPNMWYAGAIERTSTNIWQEQGEKGFLLFDTQTKRADFHPVETRAVVDLPRISARGMTAAEVDEGIRAAVERVPGGIGAKIVRLVVADMPRHVVRELNHKRIREWKAEALHFHLDVRPPEVRRRAASGAPVRRQTLAEQVAGFLESHWTPTAAGIERERLVALGTEYVRRAEEG, from the coding sequence GTGAAGATCGCACACCTGGCCGACCTGCACCTCGGTTTCCGCGCCTACCACCGCGTTACCCCGCGCGGCGTGAACGTGCGCGAGGCCGACGTGGCCGACGCGTTCCGCCGCGCCGTCGCGCGCGTGGTGGACCTGCGGCCCGACCTGGTGCTGGTGGCGGGCGACGTCTTCCACACCGTGCGCCCCTCCAACACCGCCATCGCCGACGCCTTCCGGCAGCTGTGCGTGCTCACCGAGAGCCTGCCCGGCGTGCCCGTGGTGATGATCGCGGGCAACCACGATTCGCCGCGCTCGTCCGACACGGGCAACATCCTCGCCCTCTTCCGCGAGATCGACGGCGTCACGGTCGTGGCGGAGGACTGCCGGCCCGTGCATCTGCCATCCATCGACACCGCCGTGCTGTGCATGCCGCACAACTCGCTGGCGACGGAAGATGTGGTGACGATGCAGCCCGACCCGGCCGCGAAGCACAACGTGCTGATGCTGCACGGCACGGTGGGCGGCAAGGTGGCGGAGGAGAAGATCCGCTACGTCAGCGAGTACGGCGGCGCGATCGTGGAGGACACGGCCATCGGGCCGGAGCGGTGGGACTACGTGGCGCTCGGCCATTACCACATCGCCACGGACCTGGCGCCGAACATGTGGTACGCCGGCGCCATCGAGCGCACGTCCACCAACATCTGGCAGGAGCAGGGCGAGAAGGGCTTCCTCCTCTTCGACACGCAGACGAAGCGGGCGGATTTCCATCCCGTCGAGACGCGCGCGGTGGTGGACCTGCCCCGCATCTCCGCCCGCGGTATGACGGCGGCGGAGGTGGACGAGGGCATCCGCGCGGCCGTCGAGCGCGTTCCGGGCGGCATCGGGGCGAAGATCGTCCGCCTGGTCGTGGCCGACATGCCGCGCCACGTGGTGCGCGAGCTGAACCACAAGCGCATCCGCGAGTGGAAGGCCGAGGCGCTGCACTTCCACCTGGACGTGCGCCCGCCCGAAGTGCGCCGCCGCGCCGCGTCTGGCGCCCCGGTGCGCAGGCAGACGCTGGCGGAGCAGGTGGCGGGCTTCCTGGAGAGCCACTGGACGCCGACCGCCGCGGGCATCGAGCGCGAGCGGCTGGTCGCTCTGGGCACCGAGTACGTCCGCCGCGCCGAGGAGGGCTGA